GCAAGCAAGAGAAGTAACTGGCACACACTATACTTTTTTTCGCAAATTAACCAGCATTAAGTaatgtaaattacttaaaacaaccTATCTAAGTTTACTTCTCATGCGTAAACCTTTAAAAGTGACGAGATTCCACCACAGATTAAACAGTAAGTTAAGTTCTTCAACTTGCATACAACGATCAATAAAATTCGCGCTGAATATCTCACAGGTCTATTTGCGTTACCGTCAAGAAGTTGGAAATTGCACCTTGTCAAAGTGGAATAAGTAATGGATTCACTTGCGACCGTCAATATTGACCTGGGTAGATCGGAACGGAAATGGGTCAGGCAGGGTCGGTGTCTAACtacgtttcttttttaattggaaTGCATACAGACATATTGTGATTATATGAGGCGACTCACCTGTAGATTGGtttgattgaaattgaatCCTCAGTTTTAAAAGTAGAAACCCAACCGTTCTTGTGATAGACtacgtatttaattaaatctaaaaACGACCGTTGTCATATAAATTAGTCATTTTTGATTACTATTCGAAAGTGCTATGTGGTTCCcactatagaataggaccatttctttcccgtggatgtcttaaaagcgACTAGGGCCCCCCCCCCCTAgtaaatttaagattattcttctaggcgatgggctagcaacctaggatgtcactatttgaatttcaattttatcattaagctacacagctaaacgtggcctttcagtcttttaaagactgttggccctgtctaccccgcaagggatatagacgtattaGTGGTAGAGTATCATAACTACATAAGAGTAATACTTCTGTGCAAAATTCGATGATATTCGTATACTTATTGCATATGCATGCGTGGTTATAATTATAACGCCCGCGAATTAtaacgaaattaaaattaagccaAGACAAGAGTGATTTACATTGTTGTTTTGAGTGTTCTGATAAAATTATCAGACATGGAAGACATTATGAATGAAACACGAAAaagctgaaaggccacgatcagctgtatgactCATTGATTGAAATTTAGACTCAAACGGACACAGATTAATAGCCCATCGCTCTAAaaaaatgccaagtttattagcctttgcTATGACtggcttttacaatctgtaTGAGAAGAGAAGTAGCTGGAGCACGCCATATTTTTTCTCGCTACCAGACCACCATGGAATCCAATGGAATGGAAGCTATCCTATCAGCATGGAATTTTATCATCCTCCCGAAGTAAATCCCAAAGTTGTAAAGAATTAAAATCATGTTGCTCTTGAAGGTCAGTAATAAAACGtgtcctgttttttttttcaaagttttgagtttatattttattcgacattaaaaataatacatacatttattttaatgagtgCAATTCCCACAAAGGTAAGGAGATATAGGTTAttatactataatttataacaagactaaaatttaaaatgcaatGCTCTTAAACTCAACCGTGAATCCTAACTAAAGAACCGGATGGACATAATTATCGCATGTTTATAAATAGCAATTCAACATAATATCGGCATATACCGCTAGAATGCTATATCTGTCGATCATTACAACATGGATTTGTCTGGGAGGTCATGCTTGGGCTCAGAACAATGTGACCATAGATTATGTACCATTACAACTGGTCAAATTTAAGATGGAACATCCTGTATGTGTATAAATATTGCTACATAGTGTAAATTACCAATCCTGTCCCAATTGTGTTGTGTGATTTAGATTGTTAATGTccaaaacaaagaaacatcAAGTACTGATAAAATTATCGCCTTAAATAACGTAACATAAGAGAATAATATGATTGGCTCCAAAATGATAAACTGAATACCAATAACTCACAAAAGTTTAATGAAAACCACTGttatgaattaaattattaaattgtttaataaaatatttttttttgcttacaGGAACCTATTGGCCTTCTAACAACAAGCACAGGAGTTCCAGTTGATATTCGGAAAACAGTCACATTGAATACAAACTTGTTCACAAACCCATTTGCGACAGAACAATTTCTTCACACAGATAAAGAGAGAATACCTGAACGAGTCGTACATGCTAGAGGATCAGGAGCTCATGGATATTTTGTAGTCACCCACGATGTATCTAAATATACTGCAGCTAAAGTATTCAATGTGATTGGCAAAAAGACTCCAGTATTTGGCAGATTTTCTCCAGCTATCCCAAATAAAGGAGGAACAGAATTGAATAGGGATACAAAGGGCCTTGCAGTAAAGTATTATACAGAAGACGGTAACCTCGATCATTTATGTCTACATCATCCGGTCTACTTTTATAGAAACCCTAACGATTTCCCTTCATTCATACGGGCTGAGAGAAGAAACCCTAAAACGAACCTACTTGACTCGACAGCAGCTTGGGATTTCAGAACACTAAGACCAGATACATTACATGCAGTATTATGGCTTTTCTCTGATTATGGAATACCATACGGTTATAGGAGAATGGATATTTTCCCCATTCACACGTATgagctttataataaacatggAGAAAGATTTTATGCCCGATTTAACTATAGAACTGAACAAGGACTAGCTAATTTGACAACAGCGGAATCAAGAGCTATATCCAGTCGAGACCCAGACTATTACACGCGAGATTTGTATAATGCTATAGCTAATAAAGACTATCCATCTTGGAGATTGGAAATGGACATTATGTCTTTCAAAGacttgaaaaaactaaaatataatccCTTCGATGTTACCAAATTGTGGGAAAACGGAACTTATGAAACAGTGACAATAGGCCGtttagtttttgataaaaacgttgataattttttcagtGAAGTTGAACAAAGTGCATTTAATCCTGCCAATTTAGTGCCAGGAATATCGGGTCCAATGGATTTCATGTTTACAGCACGATTAGTCGCTTACAGAGATACGCAAGACTACCGCTTAGGTGTAAACCACAACAagattgatataaatttaccAAAGTATGCAAAATACTATTTGCGTGATGGAAATGCCCCTGTGAGACATAATATGAAAGACGCTCCAAATTATCTGCCAAATTCTTTTAACGGTCCTTTGCCGTATATAGACAAAATTGCTCCTAGTGAAAGACTTCTAATAGTAGACAGTAATGCAGTTGATCTTGGAAATGCGGCAGATTTTTATCATCACGTGCTTAAGACAGAAGAAGAAAGAATACGTCTAGCTCAAAATATTGCTGCCAATTTGGCTTCAGTTCGGGAACCAATCAAAACAAGAGTAATAGAAATGATGTCTCTTATAAACCCTACTCTTGGTCATCGAGTTGCGGCCACCATACCGCCTACACCAGAAAAGCCACTGGTAGCAACAAGAGAAACATATGCGCCCCTTGCAAGATGCATTGAAGCCTTTAGCCCCTGACATACGAGCATGGACTATTTTAAcagcttttaataatttctgcTTCTTTGTGCTAATGATGAAGATTTTTACTTCTTTGAAACAACAAACTGTTTGGTATAATTCCTAGTAATTCTTTTATGTTCTTGATTTGATGAACCCAATTATTGATGTAGAGTATTGTAGAGGCAGTATCTTTTTATAACCTATATACAATCACTATATTGTACAACAATATATCTGTTCATGTTCATCTTCATTATTTCAGTTATTATcatccaaatattttttcaaagttcGCCAGACGTTATAGTTAGAACTTCTAATAGTAGAACTTTTAATTCGcggtttaaatttaatttattattttcttacgttgtaacatttaaaattttctgaattatccagtaataaaaatcttgtttACCTCGGCCACaactcatttttatattacccAGTATTTTCAGACAGGTAAATTCGAAGTAAGTGGTAAATATCCTGCGAATAGAGCacgtcattttaatttaattaatgatcCGATTCTAGATTTTgtaacataaacatacatacattcatatctcTTTCCCGAAAAAAAAGGgagagacaacatctttccacttgccacgatacctggatacttctttcgcttcttccacattcataattcttctTATGCAAACTCATCGGGTACTCATGACCTCACCATGCATAActatatcacatctttattatTACCAATTGCATTGAAAAGACAAAAGAAcatcgtaattttaaagaaaatttgggTGTGGCTACATTTTTTCTTTGGGATTTCTCCATTAAGAGCACACCTTCagcaatgaaaatataacGTTACCGTTCAATTGTTCGTACAAGGTCAATACAGTTCAGCGACTTGGAAATTACCTATAAATTATTCCTAAGGACAAGTATACAGAGTGTTTCgggttttaaaaaacaaaaaaaaatctttatcacCAAATTGAATTACGCAATGAGATGCACATACTgttcagttttaatttaacaacagGGAAAGCTGGCTGTCACTTTGCctttaacattttctttaaacaTTAACATCCCGATTAGAAAATCTTTGTAGCGAAACTTCAAACAAAGCGAAACGTATGTAAcgatgattataaaaattgtccCAGCGTTTTGCCGATTGCGTCCTCATGATGGGGAGGTGCTATCTCGAACCGTGTCAATTTGATCACGGTTTATTTCTTATAGTATTGCTCAcgtacacatatatatatatataacaaccaacagtcttgaagagactgatggCTATTAGAACTCTCTGACTGACTTTTGAACTGACTATGACTGACACGTACTAGACTTCCTCGTCTTACATATACTTACTTTGCATTTAATTTGCTTTGCAATAGCTATAGTGTGTATTGTAAAACTATAACACCCTGTATAAGCAAAGAGAGGGCTGGTAAGAGTCGCGTGAGAACTACCGCAGGTTTGACCTCTAGCgaagaaattataaatggACTTAAATTTGCCCACggttatacatacttataagagaatttttaaaaatcttttccaTACTGGCTtataaaaactgttttaatatGATACttgtataggtaggtactatgaGTGCCTGATTTATCAATacgtatacatttatattatttttataaatcttttcttcGACTGAAGGGGCtagctatatttatttatttaatctttatccACGTGAAAAGTAcaacttaatgccacaaggcattctctgccagtcgaacctttggaccaaaccaATTACTTGACGGATTACTTCGGTAACTTGATTTACCCAGCTGAAAGTGGGGTCAATATGCAACCCAAGATCTTTGACGCTgtaaggaatattattattgtcaaaTTTAATAGGAGACACAGTTTCACAATTTAACTTGCTAAGTTGCCCAGAACTTCCTACAACGATGGCCTGACACTTTTGACACTTATTGCATCCCAAAGTTCCTTAATCAAAATAAGGAGAAGAATCAAAACCGACTAACATCACTACGAacgaatatgaaaaaaaaaacaataaaaaacatcaATCCCATTAGTAGAAAACTCATAAATCAATAATCTCATCAAATGAGTCAAGGTCTCTCACAAATTTGAAAGGTTTGTAACTGTGTTAGCGAGTTAGACGGCTTCGAATAACGAAGGTTTGATGGCGAGCTTGACAGAGATCAGATTTCTTGAAAAGTTAGAGAAATATTGAGGGATATCGACCCTCTATGTTCGAGGGTGTGGAACAAATAAACGCTTGCAGGAAATTCTCTAGGATTTCGTTACGgttgctttgttttttttttccgaaacaaaatatttatcattttagatatttttggattaacttttttaaaagctCGGAATTCAAAAAATCTTTCACCTTGGCTGTCAAAGCTACCTGTGTGCCAAatgtaagttaaaaaattGTGTGTTTACTACAAAAATGATTTCAGTCACCATAGAGCGCGTGCCCACTATGACGTAGCTGCTACtttatcgcttaaaaaaatagcGTTTAGAAACGGTCGTAGGTATAGCTTCGACATTTTATCGTTTCACGTAGTCACTTTGATAGATAGTTTGAATTTCATTGTCGTCTAAGTcgtgataaattttattgtttaacgAGACTGCTTGCTCATAGCCATCCTATTGATAATAATCGTTAccgcaaaaaatattaaatcaatacttaaaactacacaattagctataattattatgatatataTAGGAACGCGCCATTACCTTTCATATAAATAGACAATATTAACACcaagtatataatatgtacacTCCACGTGACATTAACGAGGTTCGAATATGCTCTCAATACTGTACGGTTATGAAGCATAAACCTTTTCAACTTTACGAGTACATTCCCCATTCTCGAGGGAGATCGAAGATAAACTTTCCCCAAGATAAAAAGAGACGGCAATAGCCTCGTAAAACAGTAATAACAAAACTTTAAAGGTCGcatatttacaaaagtaaaGCCTTCTTCGCATTACGAGATTGTAAGGTTTACgtttaaaagatataaaatttttctcGAGACTTTTTCTTGCTTTTCCTTACGGAAATAAGTCactaaatgtattttagtaCACACATATTTAGATTAACATTACCTTTTTGAacagaaataagtaaaaagaagaaaacaaaTCAAAGAAGATTCCTCTTTCTTCGCTtgattttttgaatttgttcACTCTATTATATTCCGGTGTTtctctattaaaattaatttaaaatagaatttattaaCGAACTCAAAAAGGGTCAATCAACTGTTTTATGTGGATGCGGCTTCTTCACTACATATGTAGTATagaacaaagtcgctattttagtctgtttgtctgtatgcttaaatctttaaaattacgcaacggattttgatgcggttttttgtaacaggtagagtgattcaagaggaaggtttttatgtataataacatttataattttgcacccgtgcgaagccggggcgggtcgctactcaaatataattgaaatccAGGCCACTTCTATGATTTTATATCAATGTCATTGGGTGACGTAAGCGTAGGCAGCGGGTGAAATGGTGGAAAATTTTCCTGGAGCTTCCTTACATCAAGTATAGAATAGGCTAAAATAAAGGACGTTTTGGCGGGAATCTTTACATCACGTTTTAAAGCTGTAgtaggtttttttaatttaggttcatgttcattttattttttttattttatttcgccaagcattataaaagttttgtttagTCAAggcatgtaatttttttatgcctTCTATTACAACTATTAAAcatcatactttttaatatgaatGTGAGCAATCgtatatttaagtacttaaatagACAAAATTTACTCAGCGAATGTAAATGCAACTTTACAGTAATATCAGCTTCTTTAACTTACTTTACCTAACTCATACGACAGAGAGAGAGCCGCGGACGCTTCTATGTACTGATTTGGACGTAATAGGATTGTGagaattttttaacaatactgGATTATCTAACAACAAATGATGAACCAAGTAAAGAACATGACACTACTATTTTGAATGTCgagtaattataaaatggaATCACGTCTGGCAAGTTTCCTGCGGCAATCAGAAGTCTCAGACCAGGACGTGCTATATCTTAAGATTGTACTGTACACCATCTAGACTTTATGCTATAAATCTTTCTTCGCCCAACTTCTTCAACaggaatgaaattttatattactccCTAAATCACTCGCTAAACAGTTCATACAATTCCTACTAAAAGCAAGTCATTTGGACACACATAAGCTTTTTCTTCCTGGCGTTAGTTCAGATTCCATCTTCGGCTCTTCAAACCCAAAGCCCGCCGACCACCACGGTCGCGATCACGATAGTAAACCTATCGATACCGTCACGATACTataactatcgatagttcaCCTCGAAAATCATCTACAGTATCGATATGTCTTTTGATattatcggtaatatctatacttttgttttaactcaagTATCGAATTGATGGGCAACACTTCTAATAaagtaagaaaattaattgGTAGTAAAATCCTACCaattaattttcttagtttgtttgttacctgtGCGCTCAACTTCTTTACACTTTTCTTTTACTATCAAACTCAGTAACCCATTTCATAAGGGACAAAATTCACTATCCTGCTGACCTTACCACTCAAGTTAGTAACGAAATCTTTTTACGTGAAAAGCTTGAGATGCCATTGTCGCCCGGGAAAATGctcattcattttatattccttaGAATGATTACAATTCTTTGTCGAAACTTTTCGCTGGCCGTAACGAAGTCAAAACCTCTTCGATTATACAACGCGGATTTATGATTTAAACGATATTATTGGATTTTTCCCTAAGTCGATTTATGTTTGTGAAGTTAAAATGGaatcttaatttattgttttagtgTCTAAGGAAATGGTATAATCAGGGCTGAGACAGTGTTGGTTTgacattatttcaaatttattaccATAAAACTTAAAACGATAAATAATATGGGATGTATAATTGCACAGTCGTCTGCAGacaagcaaaataaaacaatcagTCAATATTATCTTCAGAATACTGTTCATATTAGTAGACCAATGGATCTAAAACTGAGGATACGGTAAAATagataaaagtgaaaaaaggTCGGAAAACAAACACGGGCCTTAAAGGAAATACCTAATGGAGGGTGCCGAGGCATAGCAGGAGAGGTTGCAACTGGGTACACGTAATGATGAGAGAGAATTTACGTTAGGTTAGCCGAACGTTGGtactataaaattaacatcacAATTTTATCAAGACACATGTTGCTATTCTCAACAATCTCTTCAATTTAAAAGCACTTACGTGTcgatttcatttaaatattccaTAACCATTGATCGGATAgtcatttgttttaatataatatgaacTAGTGTCGTAACAGGttatattattgaatattaaaacaataccACAGAACAAAAATGTCGGTTCTAGCGCGGCCGTGCTTGCTTGTTTACAAAGCAAACCGCCAAATCTGTCAacattaggtttttttttttcacagtgCCAAATAAATCGAAAATACTGGGCATAGTGGGCTACTCTGTCGTATTTTGCTACAAATGTTATTACAGTACATACtaatttaatcataataaatacatactaacttaagtaaaaaataataaacataaataagttaatgCTGGCAGCTTGCATGGAAACAACAGtagatgaaaaagaaaaataaagaaaacaatcttcataaaaataagCACTGATGGCATTGTACTGGAATTCTTTATCATCGTGTATAACCAGTGTTAATATGTCCTTAAATCTGTACATAAAATACTctgataagaataaaataaaaatagtacagaaatgtattttttttttaccacggattcaattttataatttagttcaAACACATTTATAACCTTTTACGTATGTCCCATATAACGGCGGCTGATGTCAAACATTAAAGTATATCTACTTGTTTACTTAGTATTTGGTAAATAGTATTTTACGTGGAActgtatttacaaaacaactAAAACTTTACTTTTCCTGTACTTATATCGAACTGTAGTATAACAATTTccacaaatatatatacataacattTAACTTGTACTTTTTAAACTACAATAACATGGTAAATTTTGCTCTTGAATTTTTCTGACGAtggtcacttttttattttcgttcttTTTCgtgatatcttttttttttgtggccaACAACATAACAACAAACATAAGAAGGTTGCACATTTTCCAAACACTACTTCTGTCCCCTCGCTATTTTTTTCAGCCACCCGGCGCGCCTGTTCAGGCGTTTTTGTTCCGCCCAAGGTGAAGTTCAGATCGATAGGGCGTAGTACGCAACTTGTTACGTAAACACCTATATTTGGTCTGCCACCAGTCGTTTGGGCATCGATTCGGTCGCTCGTTTCAATTACAAGTTACGTCGGTTGTTGTTGAAGTtggacatttatttatactgtaCTGTATACGTTTTGACCTCTGAAAGGTGTAAGTTTACGAATATAtgcttatatatgtatgtatggtcaaAATACTAAACTGTGACGAATTTGTAAACGAACAAAGTtctaaattgtttaattaactAAGCCTCTGTATAAATAGGCTTTTCTTGATCATGGAGTTCTgtgatactatatttactcattatttttgttaactattacatatttatttattattttcagtttgatTGAaagcaaaaaacaaaaacactttttgtatgtttgtaatgcgATAATTTTCAAACCGCTGGGctgattatgatgaaattttaaatgtaggtatatagtacctgttagataatgataataattttatgacaaCAACTACTGAAACTATTTTAGTTCGtcgtaaaacaaaataagttcaGTCGTTTTtgacatataattaaacaaaatagatATACACAAGTAAAACAACTATAGTACGAAATAAATAACCATCTCAGAAAAGACTCATTGGTAAATGGCCGTGgttggatttgaacctgtgcaataatacttttttttattagtatatagATACACCATTCGCAAATGATGCTCTtaacactaaaataaatttattccagTAATAAACTCACCTTTTTTTATCTCTACGCCAAAATGTCTTTTTTCCTTCCAAAATTCATTTTATAGTCTTCAATAAGAGCATAATAATTTCTCTAATGGTGTTAATTTCAGACAGAATACAAAAgagtttttattcattaaaatttatccaCAAGCATTTACTAAGGTAATTTACTACttgaaaatatctttattacttTGAAAAGGTCTTGAAAATGAATGGCGTCTTCGGTACCATTAGTATGaaacttgtaaaaataaaggtcATCGCTCATTAGACGTGGTATTCCACATGCACAGAACTTTTTGTACCTATTCTTTAGTACCTTAACGGATTTGAATAGATCGAAGCAGTAAAACAGCTTGTACTTGTACATGTGGGGTGCTAAAG
Above is a window of Amyelois transitella isolate CPQ chromosome 8, ilAmyTran1.1, whole genome shotgun sequence DNA encoding:
- the LOC106135280 gene encoding vegetative catalase-like: MLYLSIITTWICLGGHAWAQNNVTIDYVPLQLVKFKMEHPEPIGLLTTSTGVPVDIRKTVTLNTNLFTNPFATEQFLHTDKERIPERVVHARGSGAHGYFVVTHDVSKYTAAKVFNVIGKKTPVFGRFSPAIPNKGGTELNRDTKGLAVKYYTEDGNLDHLCLHHPVYFYRNPNDFPSFIRAERRNPKTNLLDSTAAWDFRTLRPDTLHAVLWLFSDYGIPYGYRRMDIFPIHTYELYNKHGERFYARFNYRTEQGLANLTTAESRAISSRDPDYYTRDLYNAIANKDYPSWRLEMDIMSFKDLKKLKYNPFDVTKLWENGTYETVTIGRLVFDKNVDNFFSEVEQSAFNPANLVPGISGPMDFMFTARLVAYRDTQDYRLGVNHNKIDINLPKYAKYYLRDGNAPVRHNMKDAPNYLPNSFNGPLPYIDKIAPSERLLIVDSNAVDLGNAADFYHHVLKTEEERIRLAQNIAANLASVREPIKTRVIEMMSLINPTLGHRVAATIPPTPEKPLVATRETYAPLARCIEAFSP